The genomic DNA CGTCCCAATAACCCACTAAAATTGGCAATCTCGCTTTGTGTATTTGTTGAGATTTTTTGCATAATCTTACCGAGTGGTATCATAATCAACACAAATATAGGAATTGTAATAAATGTTAATAGCGTCATTTGCCAATCTAAAACAAACAATAAAATTAAAGAACCAATCAACGTAATAATGGATGGGAAAAAGTTAGGCAACTTTTGTGATATAAAATCATTAATCACTTTCGTATCATCAGTTAAACGACTCATCAATTGACCACTTTCATTTTTGTCAAAAAATGGCATCTTTAAATGAATAATATGCTGCCACAACACTGAACGGATGGCATAAATGATTTTTTCACCAATTTTATTCAACAAATAATATCCGATACCGCTCAATAACGCGTTTAAGATAAACACAACGAGCAATATAACAATGAAGATCGGATTAATCGATGCAACTGTGAACTTATCTACCATCTTCCCAGTAAAGAGTGGAACAAGCAGGCCGCTAAGGCTTCCTAATGAAGCGATAATCACAGCGATAATAATGAGACCCACCGGCCATGAAATCTTTTTCAATAAATATAGGAGTGGGTTATCTTTTCTCATAGTGACATACCTCATTTATTCGTAATTTTCTTCGCAATAAGTAATCCGTGAGTCTTCCTTCTTTGTGCGAGCAGTCTACCGCATTAAATTTTAGTCATTTTTACCTAGCATAATTAAAATCGGTGTTTTTTGTTAAACCACAATGACTACGACTCGTAACTAAAACAAGGGCACCTTTGTAAAAAATCAGCCAAAGTACCGATTTATTAACAACAAGCTTTATGATAAAATGACGTTTGTTGTTTATCAATTTATAGTTTTAGATTGAGGAGTCTGTATGCAAATGAAAAAATTAATACTATCTATCGTGGCTGTATTCTTCGCTACCACAATTATAACACCTTTCGCGCGTGCATATACACCTTCACCTGTTGAACTTGCTCAACAAAGTGGTTATCCGGTAACTTTGCCGTTCCAACCTGAAGGTGGCATCAATATCAGTCAAACTGGCCAAATTTTATACGACTATAATAGTCAAAAAGAATGGTATCCAGCCTCAATGACAAAACTTATGACAATGTATTTAACACTTCAAGCGGTAAAAGAGAAAAAATTATCATTAAATGACACAGTTAAAATCACACCTGAGCATTATAGAATGTCAACACTACCGGAATTAAGTAATACAAAGCTTTATCCGGGTGAGACTTATACAATAGCAGAGTTACTTCAAATTACTGTTTCTGCTTCAAGTAATGCGGCTGCACTTATTTTGGCTAATCAAGTTTCTGACAATACATCTGATTTTGTAGATAAAATGAACCAGACTGCAAAATCTTTAGGTATGAATCACACGCATTACGTGAATCCAACTGGTGCAGAAAATCGACTGCTATTAGAATTTGTTCCTAAAAGATACCAAAATGAGTCTTCCTCTATTTCAACAGCCCATGATTACGCCATTTTAGCGCAACATACCGTTCAAGATACACCTAAAATTTTACATTTCACTAAACAAATCGCACCTACACAACACGGTGTAACCTATTACACTTTTAATGATTTACTAGAAGGTGGCAATATGAGCTTAGAAGGCACAGATGGCTTAAAAACAGGTTCTAGTGATATTGCAGATTACAATAATTCCTTAACGACAAAACGTGGAAAATTCCGTATATTTCACATCATTATGGGAGCTGGCGATTATAAACACCTCGGTGGCGAAAAACAACGGAATATGATGAGCGCGAGCGCGATTAATTATAGTTTTGCATTATATGACTATAAAAAAGTCCTCTCTAAAGGGAAGCATAAAATCGATGGTAAAACGTATTACGTCACAAAAGATTTATATGACGTCGTTCCTAAAAACCTAAAAAAACCTTATCATTTTGTGATTGATGATAACCATGTTCATCTTGATTATGATCGTAAATTCATCACAAAACATGATGGACCACCTAAAGTAGAAGTAGAAAACCCATTTATCTATGAATCTAAATCTGTCGTCATTTTAAGTTGGCAAACACATCCATGGATGACGATCCTCGCTTTCGGTGTTATTGTCGTCTTTCTATCTATCGTATTTTACAGTCTTATGAGCCGATTCCGTCGTAAATAAAATAAACTCATTGTTTTACACTGAGTCTCAAGCAACCTATGCGACAATCAAAAAAAGGCTTAGAAATTTTGGTAACTTCAAAATTTCTAAGCCTTTTTTAATTTACGACTATTTTGCATCTTTACCATACAACTCTTTCTTAATTTGAGTTGTAGAAATGCCTTCTGTACGTTTTAAATAAATCACTTCACATTTGTCTTTTAAGAAATCAAATTCGCCTTCCCAGTCATGACCCATTACGAAAGTATCAATTTCATACTTTTCTACGTCAGTTTCTTTTTGACCCCAATCATTTTCAGGAATCACAAGATCTACATAACGAATCGATTCTAACATCATTTTACGTTGTTCAAAATTGTAATATGACTTTTTATTTTTGATTCGATTGAATTCATCACTTGAGAGCGCAACAATTAAATAATCTCCCATTTCACGAGCACGTCGTAGTAATTCAATATGTCCATAGTGTAAAAGATCGTATGTTCCATATGTAATGACACGCTTCATCTTTACATCTCCTTAATAATCTATTAATATATTTACATTTTGTTAAAATTATAGCATAAACAATTCTTAATTCCTAAAATATATGAATATAGATTTTAAATCCTCACGAGTTTTTCTACATAATTAACCACCTGATTGAGACTCTCTCTCGTATTAAATTGGTGCCACTTTTCAAATAGTGGTTTTAAGTTTCCTTTTCTAATACGGGCATATAAGTCATGCTCATTATAAACTTTGTAATCTTGTGGAATGGCTTGATAATATTCATTGAGACCTCTGATCTCATCATATTCAGCCTCATCATAGACATAAAAGAGTGCAGGCGTATCAATAATACTCGCTTCTATCGCAAGTGAGCTATAATCTGTAATGATTAAATCTGCCATAACAATCAGATCAAGTGTGCATACTTTTGTGTTGTTCACTGCAGCAGGAACTGTAGGATGATACTTACTCAATAAAGTATATCCCGGTACAGTCGTTTCAAAAGTCACTTTATCGATAGTGCGATTATTTTGACCTTGCTCTCTATAGGTTGGTAAATAAACAGCAACTTTATTTTCGATTCCGAGCTCCTGCTTTAACTTTTGCTTGTGTGCTTCTATATCTAATTGTCGATATGTGGTCAAGCGCGGACTCCCAAACCCAATCAACTGCTCGTATTCCGCTTCAAAAGCTTTTTCAAAACAGTGTGACATTTGTTGGCCGCCTACGAGATATTTATCTGTTGCTTGATAGACAGCACGATACTGTTCGACTAATTTGTGATTGTTTAAATCTACTGAGCGATCTTCTAAACCAAACTTTTTAAGCGCACCTGCCGCATGCCAAGTTTGAATGACTGTCTGTCCACTCTTTTTATTTAATCCTGCCATTAATAAATAATACGTATCAATAAAGATAATCTTAGCGGTTGCTAGCGCTGACAACTGTTTCAAAATGGAAGAAAATTTAAGTGGGTGATAAGTAATATTTTGTCGATTCTCTAAAAAACTGAAATCCTTCTTTTTCGCAAAAACAGTAACGCGAAAACCATTTTCACTTAATTGATAGATAATGGGCAATTCATCTTCTTTAAAAGTCATTAAAAAAACAATATGGTTCGCATCCACACGTAAATGACTGTATAAACGACTTAAAAATTTAATAATATAAATATAAAACATTTTAATATAATATCGCATCATTGTTCTTCACCGCCTTAAAATGTTGTCGAATGAACAAAAAGCCCCCAACACAAA from Staphylococcus schleiferi includes the following:
- the pbp4 gene encoding penicillin-binding protein PBP4, coding for MKKLILSIVAVFFATTIITPFARAYTPSPVELAQQSGYPVTLPFQPEGGINISQTGQILYDYNSQKEWYPASMTKLMTMYLTLQAVKEKKLSLNDTVKITPEHYRMSTLPELSNTKLYPGETYTIAELLQITVSASSNAAALILANQVSDNTSDFVDKMNQTAKSLGMNHTHYVNPTGAENRLLLEFVPKRYQNESSSISTAHDYAILAQHTVQDTPKILHFTKQIAPTQHGVTYYTFNDLLEGGNMSLEGTDGLKTGSSDIADYNNSLTTKRGKFRIFHIIMGAGDYKHLGGEKQRNMMSASAINYSFALYDYKKVLSKGKHKIDGKTYYVTKDLYDVVPKNLKKPYHFVIDDNHVHLDYDRKFITKHDGPPKVEVENPFIYESKSVVILSWQTHPWMTILAFGVIVVFLSIVFYSLMSRFRRK
- the tarB gene encoding teichoic acid glycerol-phosphate primase TarB, with amino-acid sequence MMRYYIKMFYIYIIKFLSRLYSHLRVDANHIVFLMTFKEDELPIIYQLSENGFRVTVFAKKKDFSFLENRQNITYHPLKFSSILKQLSALATAKIIFIDTYYLLMAGLNKKSGQTVIQTWHAAGALKKFGLEDRSVDLNNHKLVEQYRAVYQATDKYLVGGQQMSHCFEKAFEAEYEQLIGFGSPRLTTYRQLDIEAHKQKLKQELGIENKVAVYLPTYREQGQNNRTIDKVTFETTVPGYTLLSKYHPTVPAAVNNTKVCTLDLIVMADLIITDYSSLAIEASIIDTPALFYVYDEAEYDEIRGLNEYYQAIPQDYKVYNEHDLYARIRKGNLKPLFEKWHQFNTRESLNQVVNYVEKLVRI
- the tagD gene encoding glycerol-3-phosphate cytidylyltransferase, which produces MKRVITYGTYDLLHYGHIELLRRAREMGDYLIVALSSDEFNRIKNKKSYYNFEQRKMMLESIRYVDLVIPENDWGQKETDVEKYEIDTFVMGHDWEGEFDFLKDKCEVIYLKRTEGISTTQIKKELYGKDAK